A single genomic interval of Mycolicibacterium holsaticum DSM 44478 = JCM 12374 harbors:
- a CDS encoding molybdopterin-containing oxidoreductase family protein, whose product MAKTVNTYCQICITNCGLEIQVDEASNRVLSIAPDRQNPYSWGDFCRKGKTAGEVIEHPRRITRPMRRVADGEYVEATYAEAIADIAQRLNAIIDRGGPDAVATYHGNPMGFSFSTTTFWTGLLDAIGTGNRFWVGSLDENNVHVVFEELYGTGYLGLVPDIDACDCFLLVGMDPAQSRFNWLDSNPSGWNRVLQRQRDGADVIVVDPRRSTSAERARTHVAVLPGQDWAFLLGVLKVIFELGLDKRPSAVPVTGIDAVKRLTAEADLDQLAQRCGVERAVIEDVARRFGSARTAMCLSHTGVSHSEYGTIAEWLGQLLNIVTDRLDRPGGRRYERGYVDLQRVLKLFGSPNRHQTRLRRNPPVFGFHSVAELPDEITTPGPGQIRAMVIAFGNPVVSGPQGEALDAALAGLDLLVAVDLVQRESHRHAHWLIPGTHWLEREELSPLLANVQERPFVQYAQRAVSPPDGVMEEWEFFTELALAMGRNLFGRRGVNRVIRATRWVAARTGRRALALNPEWVSRLLVASGRRLKWRDIRAHPHGWLFGEPRFGDLADVIVTDDKQVHAAPDRFLRAVRAALATPPSTDEEFPLLLVNKRVREAMNSWLNESPGLFAAQRTSVVEVHPRDAACAGVHDGDLVRLTSSVGSVELRAKVTDAMRQGVVCVPHGWGSRVFDPVSGAAPQSFGVNRNALVSNTRLDPFSQVPAFNSTAVRLNPAAQHDTASSKTDVSLP is encoded by the coding sequence ATGGCGAAGACGGTCAACACCTATTGCCAGATCTGTATAACGAACTGCGGCCTCGAGATCCAGGTCGACGAGGCCAGCAATCGCGTTCTCTCGATCGCCCCGGATCGGCAGAACCCGTACTCGTGGGGCGACTTTTGCCGGAAGGGAAAAACCGCCGGTGAGGTCATCGAGCATCCGCGCCGCATCACCCGGCCGATGCGCCGGGTGGCCGACGGTGAGTATGTCGAGGCGACTTATGCAGAGGCCATCGCCGATATCGCTCAGCGGCTCAACGCGATCATCGACCGGGGCGGTCCCGACGCGGTTGCCACCTACCACGGCAACCCGATGGGCTTTTCGTTCTCGACCACGACGTTCTGGACGGGCCTTCTCGACGCGATAGGCACCGGCAACCGGTTCTGGGTCGGCTCACTTGACGAGAACAACGTCCACGTGGTGTTCGAGGAGCTCTACGGCACCGGCTATCTCGGTCTTGTTCCCGACATCGACGCCTGCGACTGCTTCCTGCTGGTCGGCATGGACCCCGCCCAAAGCCGGTTCAACTGGCTAGACAGCAACCCCTCCGGCTGGAACCGAGTGTTGCAGCGCCAGCGCGATGGCGCCGACGTCATCGTGGTGGATCCCCGACGCTCGACCTCCGCCGAACGCGCGCGCACCCATGTCGCGGTGCTGCCCGGGCAGGACTGGGCGTTTCTGCTTGGGGTGCTGAAGGTCATCTTCGAACTCGGCCTCGACAAGCGCCCGAGCGCCGTCCCGGTCACCGGTATCGATGCTGTCAAGCGTCTGACCGCCGAAGCCGACCTTGACCAACTCGCGCAGCGCTGCGGCGTCGAGCGCGCTGTCATCGAAGACGTTGCGCGTCGCTTCGGAAGCGCCCGAACCGCTATGTGTCTCAGCCACACCGGCGTCTCGCACAGCGAGTACGGCACGATTGCCGAGTGGCTCGGGCAGTTGTTGAACATCGTCACCGATCGCCTGGACCGACCCGGCGGTCGTCGATACGAGCGCGGCTATGTCGACTTGCAAAGAGTCCTCAAGTTGTTCGGGTCGCCGAACCGGCACCAGACCCGGTTGCGCCGGAATCCACCTGTTTTCGGATTTCACTCGGTTGCCGAGTTGCCCGACGAGATCACGACACCGGGGCCAGGTCAGATTCGCGCCATGGTCATCGCCTTCGGCAATCCCGTCGTGAGCGGTCCGCAGGGTGAAGCACTCGACGCTGCGCTTGCCGGTCTCGACCTGCTTGTCGCCGTTGATCTCGTGCAGCGGGAGAGCCACCGCCACGCGCACTGGCTCATTCCCGGGACGCACTGGCTGGAACGCGAAGAGCTGAGTCCGTTATTGGCCAACGTTCAGGAGCGCCCGTTCGTGCAGTACGCGCAGCGCGCGGTCAGCCCGCCCGACGGTGTCATGGAAGAGTGGGAGTTCTTCACCGAACTCGCGTTGGCGATGGGCCGCAACCTGTTTGGGCGCCGCGGCGTCAACCGGGTGATACGCGCGACACGGTGGGTCGCCGCGCGCACCGGTCGGCGGGCATTGGCGCTGAACCCCGAGTGGGTCTCGCGCCTGCTGGTGGCATCGGGGCGGCGGCTGAAGTGGCGTGATATTCGTGCCCACCCACACGGTTGGCTCTTCGGCGAACCCCGCTTCGGCGACCTCGCCGACGTGATTGTCACCGACGACAAACAGGTGCACGCCGCACCCGATCGGTTCCTTCGCGCGGTGCGTGCGGCGCTCGCCACACCACCCTCGACCGATGAGGAGTTCCCGCTGCTCCTGGTGAACAAGCGCGTCCGCGAAGCGATGAACTCCTGGCTCAACGAATCGCCGGGGCTCTTCGCCGCCCAACGGACCAGCGTGGTGGAGGTGCACCCGCGGGACGCTGCCTGCGCCGGAGTACACGACGGCGATCTGGTGCGGCTGACGTCGTCGGTCGGCAGCGTTGAGCTTCGCGCGAAAGTGACCGACGCGATGCGCCAGGGTGTGGTCTGCGTGCCGCACGGCTGGGGCAGCCGCGTCTTCGACCCGGTATCGGGCGCAGCGCCCCAGTCCTTCGGGGTCAATCGCAACGCGCTGGTATCCAATACGCGTCTCGACCCGTTTTCACAGGTTCCGGCATTCAACTCCACGGCCGTGCGCCTCAACCCGGCCGCCCAGCACGACACGGCGTCGTCGAAAACGGACGTGAGCCTGCCGTGA
- a CDS encoding DUF456 domain-containing protein, which produces MSAGGIVLVALAIAVGLVGILVPVLPGTLLVFAAIAVWAVIENDLTAWVTFGVVTALLGAALLIKYLWPMKRMRAAEVRTWVLFVGAVFGIVGFFVIPVLGLVLGFVLGVYLAELADRRDQRLAWTSTKHAVKGVALSVGVELTGAVLATMVWVCGVLAG; this is translated from the coding sequence GTGAGCGCTGGCGGCATCGTCCTGGTCGCACTCGCGATCGCGGTGGGGCTGGTCGGCATCCTCGTCCCGGTGCTGCCCGGCACGTTGCTGGTGTTCGCGGCCATCGCGGTGTGGGCCGTCATCGAGAACGACCTCACGGCATGGGTGACGTTCGGCGTGGTGACCGCGCTGCTGGGGGCAGCCCTGCTGATCAAGTACCTGTGGCCGATGAAACGGATGCGGGCGGCCGAGGTGCGCACGTGGGTCCTGTTCGTCGGGGCGGTGTTCGGCATCGTCGGGTTCTTCGTCATCCCGGTGCTGGGACTGGTGCTGGGCTTCGTGCTCGGGGTGTACCTGGCCGAACTCGCCGATCGCCGCGACCAGCGGCTGGCGTGGACGTCGACCAAGCACGCGGTCAAGGGTGTCGCGCTGTCGGTCGGTGTCGAGCTGACGGGCGCGGTGCTGGCGACCATGGTCTGGGTGTGCGGGGTGCTCGCAGGCTGA
- a CDS encoding methyltransferase domain-containing protein, producing the protein MTTALPPALSRAIELFTEPPPDLDVSKGYLDLLGEQSSPATPRNTGFIQAAWASGIGSLLYDNAQAFARRFFGPWRTPIEWLDIPQGGVALDIGSGPGNVTAALARAAGPDGLALGVDISEPMLARAVRAHAGPNVGFLRADAQRLPFRDTVFDTVTSLAVLQLVPEPASAIGEMFRVLRPGRRIAIMVPTVGTVPPPLRLLPSSGAHFFDEDELGDLFEQAGFERVRTKTFGNIQWVRGHRP; encoded by the coding sequence GTGACCACCGCGCTGCCGCCCGCGCTGAGCCGGGCGATCGAACTCTTCACCGAACCGCCGCCGGACCTCGATGTCAGCAAGGGCTACCTCGATCTGCTCGGTGAGCAGTCGAGCCCCGCGACGCCGCGGAACACCGGCTTCATCCAGGCCGCGTGGGCGTCGGGAATCGGTTCGCTGTTGTACGACAACGCGCAGGCCTTTGCCCGCCGGTTCTTCGGGCCCTGGCGAACGCCGATCGAATGGCTGGACATCCCGCAGGGCGGGGTCGCTCTGGACATCGGCAGCGGCCCCGGCAACGTGACCGCCGCCCTGGCGCGCGCCGCGGGACCGGATGGGTTGGCGCTCGGCGTGGACATCTCCGAACCCATGCTGGCCCGTGCGGTCCGGGCCCACGCCGGCCCCAATGTGGGCTTCCTGCGCGCCGACGCCCAGCGGCTGCCGTTTCGCGACACGGTCTTCGACACGGTGACGTCGCTGGCCGTGCTGCAGCTGGTGCCGGAGCCGGCCTCTGCGATCGGGGAAATGTTCCGGGTACTACGGCCCGGCCGGCGTATCGCGATCATGGTGCCGACCGTCGGCACGGTACCGCCTCCGCTGCGGCTGTTGCCCAGCAGCGGCGCGCACTTCTTCGACGAGGACGAGCTCGGCGACCTGTTCGAGCAGGCGGGGTTCGAGCGTGTTCGCACCAAGACCTTCGGCAACATCCAGTGGGTGCGCGGGCACCGACCGTGA
- a CDS encoding haloacid dehalogenase type II — protein sequence MRQPQALAFDVFGTVVDWRSSIIAELKAFGRRHDAHRDWAAVADSWRAGYVPAMDRVRRGELPWMKIDDLHRMILIELLEAVGLTSAGADEIDELNRAWHRLDPWPDTVAGLTRLKQRFLITTLSNGNVSLLTNMSKRAGLPWDCVISAELFRHYKPDPEAYLGCAELLDVAPGELMLVAAHPSDLRAARSAGLMTGYVVRPLERGPGRPPPRYDEGEFDVTATDFLDLADKLGAIWA from the coding sequence TTGAGACAGCCACAGGCGCTGGCCTTCGACGTGTTCGGCACCGTCGTCGACTGGCGGTCGTCGATCATCGCCGAGCTCAAGGCGTTCGGCCGCCGCCACGACGCGCACCGGGACTGGGCGGCGGTCGCCGACAGTTGGCGCGCCGGCTACGTCCCCGCGATGGACCGGGTCCGCCGTGGCGAGTTGCCGTGGATGAAGATCGACGACCTGCACCGGATGATCCTGATCGAACTGCTCGAGGCGGTCGGGCTGACATCGGCCGGCGCCGACGAGATCGACGAGCTGAACCGTGCCTGGCATCGGCTCGACCCGTGGCCCGACACCGTGGCCGGGCTGACCCGGCTCAAGCAGCGGTTCCTCATCACCACGTTGTCCAACGGCAACGTCTCGCTGCTGACCAACATGAGCAAGCGGGCCGGGCTGCCGTGGGACTGCGTCATCTCCGCCGAGCTGTTCCGGCACTACAAACCCGACCCCGAGGCGTACCTGGGCTGCGCTGAGCTTCTCGATGTGGCCCCCGGTGAGCTGATGCTCGTCGCCGCGCATCCCAGCGATCTGCGGGCGGCGCGCAGCGCGGGGCTGATGACCGGGTATGTGGTCCGACCGCTCGAGCGCGGCCCCGGGCGCCCGCCGCCGCGGTACGACGAAGGCGAGTTCGACGTCACGGCAACGGATTTCCTGGACCTCGCCGACAAGCTGGGGGCGATTTGGGCGTGA
- a CDS encoding NADPH:quinone oxidoreductase family protein — MKALVARELSGPAGLDYADVDAPTADRDVVVVDVGAAGVSFPDLLLLRGEYQLRLEPPFIPGMEVAGVVRSAPQDSGFGPGQRVTAMAMLGGWAEQVAVPTANVTPTPEGLDDAESVALMGNYQTMYFALARRGGLRPGETVLVLGSAGGIGVASIQIAKALGAKVIAMVHRPNAVEFVKSLGADVVLPLTDGWLQAVKDATDGRGADLVVDPVGGEAFDDAVRALAIEGRLLVIGFAAGQGIPTVKVNRLLLRNVAVIGVGYGEYVNRVPGSQSVFASGVGELVKAGLRPPPPVRFSLANGADALQSLADGGVLGKVVLEPQ, encoded by the coding sequence ATGAAAGCGCTTGTCGCGCGGGAACTTTCCGGTCCGGCGGGGCTGGACTACGCCGACGTCGACGCACCCACCGCAGACCGTGACGTGGTGGTCGTCGACGTGGGCGCGGCCGGGGTCAGCTTTCCCGACCTGCTGCTGCTGCGCGGCGAATACCAGTTGAGGCTGGAACCGCCGTTCATCCCGGGCATGGAGGTGGCCGGGGTGGTGCGGTCGGCCCCCCAGGATTCGGGGTTCGGGCCCGGTCAACGCGTGACGGCGATGGCGATGCTCGGCGGGTGGGCGGAACAGGTGGCGGTGCCGACCGCCAACGTCACCCCCACCCCCGAGGGCCTCGACGACGCCGAATCCGTTGCCCTGATGGGGAATTACCAGACGATGTACTTCGCGCTGGCCCGCCGCGGCGGGCTGCGGCCCGGCGAGACGGTGTTGGTGCTCGGATCGGCGGGCGGCATCGGGGTGGCCAGCATCCAGATCGCCAAGGCGTTGGGCGCCAAGGTGATCGCCATGGTGCACCGCCCCAACGCCGTCGAGTTCGTGAAATCGCTCGGCGCCGACGTGGTCTTGCCGTTGACCGACGGCTGGTTGCAGGCGGTGAAGGACGCGACGGACGGCCGCGGTGCGGACCTGGTGGTCGATCCGGTCGGCGGCGAGGCGTTCGACGACGCGGTGCGGGCGCTGGCCATCGAGGGCAGGCTGCTGGTGATCGGGTTCGCGGCGGGACAGGGCATTCCGACTGTCAAGGTGAACCGGCTGCTGCTGCGCAACGTCGCGGTGATCGGCGTCGGCTACGGCGAGTACGTCAACCGCGTACCGGGTTCGCAGTCGGTGTTCGCCTCCGGTGTCGGCGAACTGGTCAAGGCCGGGCTGCGGCCGCCGCCCCCGGTGCGCTTCAGTCTGGCCAACGGCGCCGACGCGCTGCAAAGCCTGGCCGACGGCGGGGTGCTCGGCAAAGTCGTGCTGGAGCCGCAGTGA
- a CDS encoding SDR family oxidoreductase, whose product MPGVQDRVIVVTGAGGGLGREYALTLAKEGASIVVNDLGGARDGTGAGHNMADEVVKEIKDAGGRAVANYDSVAEPEGAENIIKTAVDEFGKVDGVVSNAGILRDGTFHKMSYENWDAVLKVHLYGGYNVIRAAWPHFRENSFGRVVVATSTSGLFGNFGQANYGAAKLGLVGMINTLAQEGAKYNIKTNAVAPIAATRMTQDILPPEVFEKLTPEYVAPVVAYLCTEEVPETASVFIVGGGKVQRTALFQNEGVTFTEVPSVDDVAAKWGEITDLSAAQRATFSIG is encoded by the coding sequence ATGCCAGGAGTGCAGGACCGCGTCATCGTCGTCACCGGGGCCGGAGGCGGTCTGGGACGCGAATACGCGTTGACGCTCGCCAAAGAGGGCGCCAGCATCGTCGTCAACGACCTCGGCGGTGCCCGTGACGGCACCGGCGCCGGCCACAACATGGCCGACGAGGTCGTCAAGGAGATCAAGGACGCCGGTGGGCGCGCGGTGGCCAACTACGATTCCGTGGCCGAGCCCGAGGGCGCCGAGAACATCATCAAGACCGCCGTGGACGAGTTCGGCAAGGTCGACGGTGTGGTCTCCAACGCGGGCATCCTGCGTGACGGCACCTTCCACAAGATGTCCTACGAGAACTGGGACGCGGTGCTCAAGGTGCATCTCTACGGCGGGTACAACGTGATCCGCGCGGCGTGGCCGCACTTCCGCGAGAACAGCTTCGGCCGGGTGGTCGTGGCCACCTCGACCAGCGGGCTGTTCGGCAACTTCGGCCAGGCCAACTACGGCGCGGCCAAACTCGGCCTGGTCGGGATGATCAACACGCTGGCCCAGGAGGGCGCGAAGTACAACATCAAGACCAACGCGGTGGCGCCGATCGCCGCGACCCGGATGACGCAGGACATCCTGCCGCCCGAGGTGTTCGAGAAGCTGACACCGGAGTACGTGGCGCCGGTGGTGGCCTACCTGTGCACCGAAGAAGTGCCCGAAACGGCATCGGTGTTCATCGTCGGCGGCGGCAAGGTGCAGCGCACCGCGCTGTTCCAGAACGAAGGCGTGACGTTCACCGAGGTGCCGTCGGTCGACGACGTCGCCGCGAAGTGGGGCGAGATCACCGACCTGTCGGCGGCACAGCGCGCGACGTTCAGCATCGGCTGA
- a CDS encoding aldehyde dehydrogenase family protein, whose protein sequence is MTTEFVAPTQPATDIPGVVRKLRDTFQTGRTRDLAWRKQQLRAMERLVSENEDAIAEALHQDLGRNRFEAWLADIASTAGEAKDAAKNVHKWARRRYRLLELSQLPGRGWVEYEPYGTVLVIGAWNFPFVLTLGPAIGAIAAGNTVVLKPSEVCPASSALMAELVPKYLDNDAIVVVEGDGAVSQELIAQGFDHICFTGGTEIGRKVYEGAAPHLTPVTLELGGKSPVIVSADADLDVAAKRIAWTKLINSGQICIAPDYVLADVKIRDQLVDKIKEAVTTFEAENPGGKRIVNERHFDRLTSALAATKGNVVIGGESDASKISIQPTVVVDPDPAEPLMTDEIFGPILPVMTVQSLDDAISFVNSRPKPLAAYLFTKTKSIRERVIKEVSAGGMVINHLLFHFATNKLPFGGVGPSGMGSYHGKYGFEQFSHKKTVMTKPTRPDVGAFIYPPYTEKALKLAKRLF, encoded by the coding sequence ATGACCACTGAATTCGTCGCGCCCACGCAACCCGCCACCGACATACCCGGCGTCGTCCGTAAGCTCCGCGACACTTTCCAGACCGGACGCACCAGGGATCTGGCCTGGCGTAAACAGCAGCTCCGCGCGATGGAACGGCTCGTCTCCGAAAACGAGGACGCCATCGCCGAAGCGCTGCACCAGGATCTCGGCCGCAACCGCTTCGAGGCGTGGCTGGCCGACATCGCCAGCACCGCGGGAGAGGCCAAGGACGCCGCCAAGAACGTGCACAAGTGGGCCCGCCGCCGCTACCGGCTGCTCGAGCTGTCGCAGCTGCCCGGGCGTGGCTGGGTCGAATACGAGCCCTACGGCACGGTGCTGGTGATCGGCGCGTGGAACTTCCCGTTCGTGCTGACGCTCGGGCCGGCCATCGGGGCGATCGCGGCGGGCAACACCGTCGTGCTCAAGCCGTCGGAGGTGTGCCCGGCGTCCTCGGCGCTGATGGCCGAACTGGTGCCCAAGTACCTCGACAACGACGCCATCGTGGTGGTCGAGGGCGACGGCGCGGTCAGTCAGGAACTCATCGCGCAGGGCTTCGACCACATCTGCTTCACCGGCGGCACCGAGATCGGCCGCAAGGTCTACGAAGGCGCCGCACCGCACCTCACGCCGGTCACCCTCGAGCTGGGCGGCAAGAGCCCGGTCATCGTGTCCGCCGACGCCGACCTCGACGTCGCCGCCAAGCGGATCGCGTGGACCAAGCTGATCAACTCCGGCCAGATCTGCATCGCGCCCGACTATGTGCTGGCCGACGTGAAGATCCGGGACCAACTCGTCGACAAGATCAAAGAAGCGGTCACGACGTTCGAGGCCGAGAACCCCGGCGGCAAGCGCATCGTCAACGAGCGCCACTTCGACAGGCTCACCTCCGCGCTGGCCGCCACCAAGGGCAACGTCGTCATCGGCGGTGAATCCGACGCGTCCAAGATCAGCATCCAGCCGACCGTCGTCGTCGACCCCGATCCCGCCGAGCCGCTGATGACCGACGAGATCTTCGGGCCGATCCTGCCGGTGATGACCGTGCAATCCCTCGACGACGCAATCAGTTTCGTCAACTCACGGCCAAAGCCGCTGGCGGCCTACCTGTTCACCAAGACCAAGAGCATCCGCGAGCGGGTGATCAAGGAGGTGTCGGCGGGCGGCATGGTGATCAACCATCTGCTGTTCCACTTCGCCACCAACAAGCTGCCGTTCGGCGGGGTCGGCCCCTCGGGGATGGGCTCCTATCACGGCAAGTACGGTTTCGAGCAGTTCAGCCACAAGAAGACCGTGATGACCAAGCCGACCCGACCCGATGTCGGAGCCTTCATCTATCCCCCGTATACAGAGAAGGCGCTTAAGCTCGCCAAACGTTTGTTCTAG
- a CDS encoding class I SAM-dependent methyltransferase, protein MSSLRTHDDTWDIATSVGSTAVMVAAARAAETDRDEPLIRDPFAKVLVQGAGTGIWEFILDDAFNAKVAEADPEVAAIFEHMGNYQAVRTHFFDAFFTDATAAGIRQIVILASGLDSRAYRLPWPAGTVVYEIDQPKVLEYKAARLAEQGALPSAGRQAVPVDLRFDWPQALRDAGFDPDAPTAWLAEGLLMYLPADAQDRLFEQITALSAPGSRVAAETVGVQADDRRAEMRARFAGIAAQFGMDDTLDVGELMYNDPDRADVAQWLDMHGWRSAAVTSQDEMRRLDRWVLPLEESSDDAFSSFVTAERR, encoded by the coding sequence ATGAGTTCACTGCGCACCCACGATGACACCTGGGACATCGCGACCAGCGTCGGCTCGACCGCGGTGATGGTGGCCGCGGCACGCGCCGCCGAGACCGACCGCGACGAGCCGCTGATCCGCGATCCGTTCGCCAAGGTGCTCGTACAGGGTGCGGGGACAGGCATCTGGGAGTTCATCCTCGACGACGCGTTCAACGCGAAGGTGGCCGAGGCCGACCCCGAGGTCGCCGCGATCTTCGAGCACATGGGCAACTACCAGGCGGTGCGCACGCACTTCTTCGACGCGTTCTTCACCGACGCCACCGCCGCGGGCATCCGCCAGATCGTCATTTTGGCCTCGGGCCTGGACTCACGGGCCTACCGGTTGCCGTGGCCTGCGGGCACCGTGGTGTACGAGATCGATCAACCCAAGGTGCTCGAGTACAAGGCCGCGCGGCTGGCCGAGCAGGGCGCGTTGCCCTCGGCGGGACGCCAGGCGGTCCCCGTCGACCTGCGTTTCGACTGGCCGCAGGCGCTGCGCGACGCCGGGTTCGACCCCGACGCGCCGACCGCCTGGCTGGCCGAGGGCCTGTTGATGTACCTGCCCGCCGACGCGCAGGACCGGCTGTTCGAACAGATCACCGCGCTCAGCGCACCCGGCAGCCGGGTCGCCGCCGAGACCGTCGGCGTGCAGGCCGACGACCGTCGCGCGGAAATGCGGGCCCGGTTCGCCGGGATCGCCGCCCAGTTCGGCATGGACGACACGCTCGACGTCGGCGAACTGATGTACAACGACCCCGACCGCGCCGACGTCGCGCAGTGGCTCGACATGCACGGCTGGCGATCCGCGGCCGTCACCTCCCAGGACGAGATGCGGCGCCTGGACCGCTGGGTGCTGCCGCTTGAGGAGTCCAGCGACGACGCGTTCTCGTCGTTCGTCACCGCCGAGCGGCGCTGA
- a CDS encoding TetR/AcrR family transcriptional regulator, translated as MPHTASRGPGRPPAAKAAETRERIIRAAREVFSELGYDAATFQAIAVRADLTRPAINHYFASKQVLWREVVEQTNAMIVSAGTNRAQAETNLLNRLTAYFTAAMQADSEDRSAAAFLVTSVLESQRHPELGGDEHDPLKNSRDFITWAINDAIERGELSTDTDVEHLVEMLIAVMWGMGFYAGFVGNHEELAAVIDKFELLMANKLWRLGQ; from the coding sequence GTGCCGCACACGGCGAGTAGAGGCCCGGGCCGTCCCCCCGCAGCGAAGGCCGCTGAGACGCGAGAGCGCATCATACGAGCGGCTCGCGAGGTGTTCAGCGAACTCGGGTACGACGCCGCCACATTTCAGGCGATCGCCGTGCGCGCCGACCTCACCCGGCCCGCGATCAACCACTATTTCGCCAGCAAGCAAGTGTTGTGGCGCGAAGTCGTCGAGCAAACCAACGCGATGATAGTTAGCGCGGGGACGAACCGGGCGCAGGCCGAGACGAACCTGCTCAACCGGCTGACCGCCTATTTCACCGCGGCGATGCAGGCCGACTCCGAGGACCGTTCCGCAGCGGCGTTCCTCGTGACGTCGGTGCTGGAGTCCCAGCGGCACCCCGAACTAGGCGGCGACGAGCACGACCCGCTGAAGAACTCCCGCGACTTCATCACGTGGGCCATCAACGATGCGATCGAGCGCGGCGAACTCAGCACCGACACCGACGTCGAGCACCTGGTCGAGATGTTGATCGCGGTGATGTGGGGGATGGGCTTCTACGCCGGTTTCGTCGGAAACCACGAGGAACTGGCCGCGGTGATCGACAAATTCGAGCTGCTGATGGCCAACAAGCTGTGGCGTCTGGGCCAGTAG
- a CDS encoding TetR/AcrR family transcriptional regulator — protein MASVVSREAYFETGLDVLSDLGYGGLKLAEVCNRLGITTGSFYHYFPSWPEYTKELVAHWMQVRTVRVVDTVRAEPDPRRRIDMLVQIGLGLPHGAEAAIRVWSAVDAHVHAVQTAVDQQRYDVLYDSALEVLHQARQAHLFAAWAVYLLVGYEQATLPRDAATLEWIANQMITALDSGRFASVSDGD, from the coding sequence ATGGCGAGCGTCGTATCGCGTGAGGCGTACTTCGAGACCGGCCTCGACGTCCTGTCCGACCTCGGCTACGGCGGGCTGAAACTCGCCGAGGTGTGCAACCGCCTCGGTATCACCACCGGATCCTTTTATCACTATTTTCCGAGCTGGCCGGAATACACCAAAGAGCTCGTCGCGCACTGGATGCAGGTCCGCACCGTCCGTGTCGTCGACACCGTGCGGGCCGAGCCCGATCCGCGCCGCCGCATCGACATGCTGGTGCAGATCGGGTTGGGGCTGCCCCACGGGGCCGAGGCCGCGATCCGGGTGTGGAGCGCCGTCGATGCCCACGTGCACGCGGTGCAGACCGCAGTGGACCAGCAACGCTACGACGTGCTCTACGACTCGGCCCTGGAAGTCCTGCACCAGGCGCGCCAGGCGCACCTGTTCGCGGCGTGGGCGGTGTATTTGCTGGTCGGGTACGAACAGGCCACCCTGCCGCGCGATGCCGCCACGCTGGAGTGGATCGCAAATCAGATGATCACCGCACTGGACTCCGGTCGGTTCGCGTCGGTCTCCGACGGTGATTGA